The following is a genomic window from Streptomyces chrestomyceticus JCM 4735.
CTGCGGCTTCTCCACCGCCGCCGAGGCCCACCGCGCCCGGCTCGCCGAGGACGCGCGGGCCACCGCCCTGCTCGGCGTGGACCGGACCGTACTGAGCCACCCCGACGACCCGTACGGCGAAGGGGACGAACTGACGGACATAGACGCCTACTTGCGCGCCTTGCCGACGCCGCTCCCGCTCGTCCTCCTGCCCATCGGCACCAACCAGGCCGACCACCGCCGGGTGCGCGACCGGGCCCTGCACGTCCTCGACGAGCTGGGCGCACCACTGCCCCTCCTGTACGCCGACCTCCCGTACACCGGCCACCTGCCCGAGTGGGGCACCCCGGACACCGACCGCGCCCTCGGCCGCGACCAGACCTTCGGGCTCTCCTACCAGGATCTGGCGGCCCGCTACCGCATGGACCTCGCGCACGACCTGGTCCTGACCGACGAGGAGTGGGCCCGCAAGCGGGAAGCGGTGCACTGCTACAGCTCACAGCTCGCCCCGCTCGCCGCCGACCACGGCAGACTGCTGGCCCGGAGCGGCCCGCTGCGCGCCGAGCGCGTCTGGTCGCCGGTACGCCGCCCGCAGCCGGCCGGGGCGGACGCATGACCGCGCACGGCGCCGCGCCGCCGCCCGTCCTGGAAGCGCACGACCTGGTGAAGGAATACCGCCGCGGGCGCGTCGTGGACGGCGTACGGCTGACCGTGCGCGAGGGCGAGCGGGTCGGGCTGCTCGGTCCCAACGGCGCGGGCAAGACCACCACCCTGCTGATGTGCCTGGGCGCGGTCGCGCCGGACGCCGGAAGCGTGCACGTCCTCGGCCACCGGCTGCCCGCCGGCCGCCCGGCCGCCATGCGCGGCGTCGGCTTCGCGGCCGGCTACCTGCCGCTCCCCGACCGGCTGCGGGTGCGCGAGTACCTGCGGCTGTACGCGGACCTGTACGGGCTGCGCGCCCCGCGTGCGGCGGTGGAGGGCGCCCTCGACCACTTCGGCATCGGTCACCTCGCCCACGCGATCGGCACCGAGCTGTCCAGCGGCCAGCGGACCCTGGTCGGCATCGCCAAGGCGTCCCTGCACACGCCCCGGCTGCTGGTCCTGGACGAACCCACCGCGGCGCTGGACCCGGACATCGCCCTGCGCGTGCGCACCGGGCTGCTGGACCTGTGCGCGCGGCACGGCACCGCGCTCCTGGTGACGAGCCACGACATGGTCGAGGTGGAGCGGCTGTGCGAGCGGGTGGTCTTCCTGGCGGCCGGGCGGGTGACCGCGGACGGTACGCCGCAGGAGGTGGCGCGGCAGTTCGAGCAGCGTGACCTGGAAGGGGTCTTCCTGCACCTCGCGGAGGCCCGGGACCGCGAGCGGGCGCGGGGCGGCGGCGGGGCGGGTGCCGATGCCTCGGCCGGGGCCGATGCCCGTACCGGGGCCGACGACCGGGAAGGGGCCGGTGCCGTATGAGCGCCGTGGAGGCCCCTGAGCTGCGCGGGTC
Proteins encoded in this region:
- a CDS encoding PIG-L deacetylase family protein, translating into MTPPPPRTVILSPHFDDAVLSLAGLIPRLPAPVTVVTVFGGAPAGHHAVSWWDSTCGFSTAAEAHRARLAEDARATALLGVDRTVLSHPDDPYGEGDELTDIDAYLRALPTPLPLVLLPIGTNQADHRRVRDRALHVLDELGAPLPLLYADLPYTGHLPEWGTPDTDRALGRDQTFGLSYQDLAARYRMDLAHDLVLTDEEWARKREAVHCYSSQLAPLAADHGRLLARSGPLRAERVWSPVRRPQPAGADA
- a CDS encoding ABC transporter ATP-binding protein; translation: MTAHGAAPPPVLEAHDLVKEYRRGRVVDGVRLTVREGERVGLLGPNGAGKTTTLLMCLGAVAPDAGSVHVLGHRLPAGRPAAMRGVGFAAGYLPLPDRLRVREYLRLYADLYGLRAPRAAVEGALDHFGIGHLAHAIGTELSSGQRTLVGIAKASLHTPRLLVLDEPTAALDPDIALRVRTGLLDLCARHGTALLVTSHDMVEVERLCERVVFLAAGRVTADGTPQEVARQFEQRDLEGVFLHLAEARDRERARGGGGAGADASAGADARTGADDREGAGAV